A part of Maridesulfovibrio hydrothermalis AM13 = DSM 14728 genomic DNA contains:
- a CDS encoding DJ-1/PfpI family protein, with the protein MSKKILMIVGDFVEDYEVMVPFQALQAMGFEVDAVCPDKKSGEQIATAVHDFETHQTYLEKPGHNFTLNADFDNIKTADYAALVVPGGRAPEYLRLNEKVLDLVRAFSDRPIAAICHGPQLLAAAGALEGKKVSAYPACAPEVRLSGGEYVEIELDDAICDGNLITAPAWPAHPKWLRLLVDRINQS; encoded by the coding sequence ATGTCTAAGAAGATTCTGATGATCGTTGGTGATTTCGTTGAAGATTATGAAGTAATGGTCCCTTTTCAGGCTTTACAGGCTATGGGATTTGAAGTGGACGCTGTCTGCCCGGACAAAAAAAGCGGAGAGCAGATTGCCACCGCTGTTCATGACTTTGAAACACATCAGACCTATCTCGAAAAACCCGGCCACAACTTTACTCTTAATGCCGACTTTGACAACATTAAAACAGCAGATTATGCTGCACTGGTAGTTCCCGGCGGCAGAGCACCCGAATACCTCCGTCTTAACGAAAAAGTGCTTGATCTGGTTCGCGCTTTTTCCGACCGCCCAATTGCAGCAATCTGCCACGGACCGCAACTGTTGGCTGCTGCCGGAGCACTTGAAGGCAAAAAAGTTTCCGCCTACCCTGCATGCGCACCCGAAGTACGCCTTTCAGGCGGTGAATATGTAGAAATTGAACTTGATGACGCTATTTGCGACGGCAACCTTATCACCGCTCCCGCATGGCCTGCACACCCTAAATGGTTGCGCCTGCTGGTTGACCGCATTAATCAGAGCTAA
- a CDS encoding FecCD family ABC transporter permease, with protein MHFDDGQVPAEYSKHIRRKLFFIFAGIFLTAAMLIISIGMGPVSISAPETLFTLLGDTISRRFDLIIWNIRLPQALTALVAGAGLSVSGAVMQAILRNPLGSPFTLGISHAAAFGAAVSVMLLDLGTMASSNVGAVTINSPYMTTAIAFGFSLIATFAIIAISRLRRATPEVMVLTGVALGALFTAGTMFLQYFADDVQLAAMVFWTFGDVARATWTELGIISVVTAAAYIWFTLNRWNFNAIEAGDETAKGLGVKVEQIRLTGMLLASLVTSVIVSFLGIIGFVGLVCPHMVRRLIGDDYRFLLPASCILGAVLLLAADTAARLMLAPNVLPVSVLTAFLGAPIFIWLIIKGNK; from the coding sequence GTGCACTTTGACGACGGACAGGTTCCAGCTGAATATTCAAAGCATATCCGGCGGAAGTTATTTTTCATATTCGCAGGGATTTTTCTGACAGCGGCAATGCTTATTATCTCGATCGGCATGGGGCCGGTCTCTATATCCGCGCCGGAAACGCTGTTTACTTTACTGGGAGACACCATTTCCAGACGGTTTGATCTCATCATCTGGAATATCCGGTTGCCGCAGGCTTTAACCGCCCTTGTCGCCGGAGCGGGACTGTCTGTCTCCGGAGCCGTCATGCAAGCCATTTTGCGTAACCCATTGGGTTCCCCGTTTACGCTGGGAATCTCTCATGCGGCAGCATTCGGGGCTGCGGTATCAGTCATGCTCCTTGACCTTGGAACTATGGCCAGCTCCAATGTCGGAGCGGTGACCATCAACAGCCCCTACATGACCACCGCCATTGCTTTCGGGTTCAGCCTGATAGCCACCTTTGCAATTATCGCCATCTCGCGGCTGCGCAGAGCCACGCCGGAAGTTATGGTCTTAACCGGAGTTGCTCTGGGAGCACTTTTCACTGCCGGAACCATGTTTCTGCAATACTTTGCAGATGATGTGCAGCTTGCCGCAATGGTTTTCTGGACCTTCGGTGATGTTGCAAGAGCCACCTGGACTGAGCTGGGAATAATCAGTGTGGTGACTGCCGCTGCCTATATATGGTTCACCCTGAACCGCTGGAATTTCAACGCCATTGAGGCCGGAGACGAAACAGCCAAGGGGCTGGGCGTAAAAGTTGAACAGATCAGGTTGACCGGAATGCTGCTTGCTTCACTGGTTACCTCGGTCATTGTCTCCTTTCTGGGCATCATCGGCTTTGTGGGACTTGTCTGTCCGCATATGGTCCGCCGACTGATCGGGGATGACTACAGATTTCTACTTCCCGCCTCCTGCATTCTCGGCGCGGTATTACTGCTGGCAGCCGACACTGCCGCCCGGCTCATGCTGGCTCCCAACGTACTGCCCGTCTCGGTGCTTACGGCCTTCCTTGGTGCTCCCATATTCATCTGGCTGATCATAAAGGGGAACAAATGA
- a CDS encoding cytochrome ubiquinol oxidase subunit I, which translates to MDVLMLSRLQFAMATMFHFIFVPLTLGLSVLVAVMETTYVLTKKDIYLRMTKFWGKLFVINFVLGIVTGITLEFQFGTNWSRYSEYVGDIFGSLLAIEATVAFFMESTFLAAWIFGWKKLSPKMHAACIWIVAIASNISAIWIILANGWMQNPVGYVIRNGRAELDNFLEVISNPFAWGQLFHNGFAAFVVASFFIMGISAYHLLRKNEVEFFTKSFQMGMITALIFSCAVAVQGHGHAQMVAAKQPQKLAAMEALWETSDSAPMYLFLIPDEEKAENSIELMGIPGGLSFLAFNSFDAPVKGLKEWPKEDRPPVTVTFLAFRIMVGLGTLLPLLCIWGWLKRKNLTENKLYLRIMLYAIPLPYIAVWAGWAVAEVGRQPWIVYGIMKTSDAVSPIATSQVAFSFIALTTLYTLLGGVEIFLLAKFARKGPQPEKA; encoded by the coding sequence ATGGATGTTCTAATGCTGTCAAGGCTGCAATTTGCCATGGCAACTATGTTCCACTTCATTTTCGTACCACTCACACTGGGACTTTCCGTGCTGGTTGCCGTAATGGAAACCACATACGTCCTCACTAAAAAAGACATTTACCTGAGGATGACCAAATTTTGGGGGAAGCTTTTTGTCATCAACTTTGTTCTCGGAATCGTCACAGGCATCACCCTTGAATTTCAGTTTGGAACCAACTGGTCCCGCTATTCTGAATACGTAGGGGACATCTTCGGCTCACTGCTGGCTATTGAAGCTACAGTAGCCTTTTTTATGGAATCAACATTTCTGGCTGCATGGATTTTCGGATGGAAAAAACTTTCCCCGAAAATGCACGCTGCATGTATCTGGATCGTTGCAATCGCTTCTAACATTTCCGCAATTTGGATTATCCTTGCCAATGGCTGGATGCAGAATCCGGTCGGATATGTAATCAGAAACGGCCGCGCGGAACTGGATAATTTTTTAGAAGTTATCTCCAACCCGTTCGCATGGGGACAGCTTTTCCACAACGGCTTTGCAGCCTTTGTCGTGGCCAGCTTCTTCATTATGGGCATCAGTGCCTATCACCTGCTCCGTAAGAATGAAGTAGAATTTTTCACCAAATCATTTCAGATGGGTATGATCACAGCCTTAATCTTTTCCTGTGCTGTTGCCGTTCAGGGTCATGGTCATGCTCAGATGGTTGCTGCGAAGCAACCCCAGAAGCTTGCTGCCATGGAAGCTCTTTGGGAAACATCAGACAGCGCACCCATGTATCTTTTCCTCATTCCTGACGAAGAAAAAGCCGAAAACTCAATTGAGCTTATGGGCATCCCCGGAGGACTCAGTTTCCTCGCTTTCAACAGCTTTGATGCTCCGGTTAAAGGACTCAAAGAATGGCCCAAAGAGGACCGTCCTCCTGTGACTGTCACCTTTCTGGCCTTCAGAATTATGGTGGGGCTTGGAACCCTGCTTCCGCTCCTGTGCATCTGGGGCTGGCTGAAAAGGAAAAATCTCACTGAAAACAAACTTTACCTGCGGATAATGCTCTATGCTATCCCCTTGCCTTACATTGCAGTGTGGGCCGGCTGGGCAGTTGCCGAGGTCGGACGTCAGCCGTGGATTGTATACGGCATCATGAAAACAAGTGATGCGGTTTCACCCATTGCGACCAGTCAGGTGGCTTTTTCCTTTATCGCCCTTACGACTCTTTACACCCTGCTGGGCGGTGTGGAAATCTTTCTGCTGGCAAAATTTGCCCGCAAGGGACCCCAACCTGAGAAGGCTTAG
- a CDS encoding iron ABC transporter substrate-binding protein, protein MNKLYFSFLSLLLALCISLPALAGTRTIVDMAGRTVTVPDKVDKVICSGPGSLRYLTYLQGQNLVVGVDSIEHRVTRFDARPYAIANQQFKKMPLIGEFRGHDNPELILSLEPQPQVIFKTYKDMGYDPDELQAKTGIPVVCLSYASLTAQRETIYKSLKLMAEIIGKSERATAVCNFMEEKITDLQKRTADVAQADRKTCYVGGIAKKGPHGLQSTEPAYPPFAFINANNVACPPKGEGKPLQHANVSKEQIVAWNPEILFVDISTCQLGEKAGAVYEIKTDPAYLSLDAVVNDQVFTVLPYNWYSRNYGSIIADAYYIGTVLYPEQFKDVNPKAEADEIYSFMVGKPVFEIMNNAFSEKAFGKLKLR, encoded by the coding sequence ATGAACAAGCTTTACTTTTCCTTTCTGTCGCTGTTGCTTGCCCTGTGCATTTCACTGCCCGCTCTGGCTGGAACACGGACCATAGTCGATATGGCCGGCCGTACAGTTACTGTGCCGGACAAAGTGGACAAAGTTATCTGCTCCGGTCCGGGAAGCCTGCGCTATCTTACATACCTGCAAGGTCAGAACCTTGTAGTCGGTGTAGATTCCATTGAGCACCGTGTAACCAGATTTGATGCGCGCCCTTATGCCATTGCCAACCAGCAATTCAAAAAGATGCCGCTCATCGGTGAATTCAGGGGACATGATAATCCAGAGCTTATTCTCAGCCTTGAACCCCAGCCGCAGGTGATATTTAAGACCTACAAAGACATGGGCTATGATCCTGATGAGTTACAGGCTAAAACCGGAATTCCGGTAGTCTGCCTGTCCTATGCAAGCCTGACAGCCCAGCGCGAGACTATCTACAAATCTCTGAAACTCATGGCTGAGATAATCGGCAAGTCTGAACGGGCCACAGCGGTATGCAACTTTATGGAAGAGAAAATCACCGACCTGCAAAAGAGGACTGCTGATGTTGCGCAGGCAGACCGCAAAACCTGCTACGTAGGCGGCATTGCCAAGAAAGGCCCTCATGGACTGCAATCAACTGAACCGGCCTACCCTCCCTTTGCCTTTATAAATGCCAACAACGTTGCCTGTCCCCCCAAGGGAGAAGGTAAACCTTTGCAGCACGCCAATGTTTCCAAAGAACAGATTGTTGCCTGGAATCCGGAAATCCTGTTTGTGGATATCTCCACCTGCCAGCTGGGCGAAAAAGCCGGTGCTGTATACGAAATTAAAACCGACCCTGCATACCTAAGTCTTGACGCAGTTGTGAACGATCAGGTTTTCACAGTACTGCCCTACAACTGGTATTCCCGTAACTACGGCTCCATCATTGCGGATGCCTATTACATCGGAACGGTTCTTTATCCGGAACAGTTCAAAGATGTTAATCCCAAAGCCGAAGCGGATGAAATATACAGTTTCATGGTAGGTAAACCTGTATTCGAAATCATGAATAACGCATTCAGTGAAAAAGCCTTCGGCAAACTTAAACTGAGGTAA
- a CDS encoding ABC transporter ATP-binding protein produces MNLSVNGINFSYNGTPILEGVDFCVDKGELLAILGPNGAGKTTLLKCINAIHKPRSGSVLVKDRDVFKLSSDDIAKLLGYVPQRVESARLTVFDAVLMGRKPHIKWRVRDKDICIVDAALKRLSLSHLSLRYIDNLSGGELQKVSIARALVQEPDVLLLDEPTSSLDLKNQLEILRTVLAVVKGHHVSAVMTMHDLNTALRYADKFIFLKNGTVFGCGGKECVTPEIIEGVYGVEVEIEMRKGCPVIHPVEDLNSIDYGHEHYRSHNHEARQNQ; encoded by the coding sequence ATGAACCTTTCCGTAAACGGCATCAACTTCAGCTACAACGGCACTCCGATCCTCGAAGGTGTGGACTTTTGTGTTGATAAAGGTGAACTGCTGGCGATTCTCGGACCCAACGGAGCGGGTAAGACCACTTTGCTGAAATGCATAAACGCTATCCACAAACCCCGTTCAGGAAGTGTACTGGTCAAGGACAGGGATGTTTTCAAACTCAGTTCTGACGATATTGCCAAACTGCTGGGCTATGTGCCGCAACGGGTGGAATCGGCCAGATTAACGGTTTTTGATGCAGTACTCATGGGCCGCAAACCCCATATTAAATGGCGGGTCCGTGATAAGGACATCTGTATCGTCGATGCTGCTCTTAAACGCTTATCACTGAGCCACTTATCCTTGCGCTATATTGACAATTTAAGCGGCGGAGAGTTGCAGAAGGTCAGCATTGCCAGAGCCTTGGTTCAAGAGCCGGATGTACTCCTGCTGGATGAACCGACCAGCAGCCTAGACCTGAAAAACCAGCTTGAAATCCTGCGCACGGTGCTGGCTGTGGTCAAAGGACACCATGTTTCGGCAGTCATGACCATGCATGACTTAAACACGGCCCTTCGCTATGCTGATAAATTTATTTTTCTCAAGAACGGAACGGTCTTCGGATGCGGAGGCAAGGAATGCGTCACTCCTGAGATAATTGAAGGCGTATACGGAGTTGAGGTCGAAATAGAAATGCGTAAAGGCTGTCCGGTTATCCATCCTGTAGAAGATCTGAATTCAATTGACTATGGACATGAGCATTACCGCAGCCACAACCATGAAGCAAGGCAAAACCAGTAG
- a CDS encoding ferritin, translating into MSNKVLEKALNEQLNAELYSAYLYLSMSAYFSDIGLNGFANWMRVQAKEEQFHAMKFYDYIIERGGRVVLTAIEAPQVEWDGPLNVVEEVLVHEKKVTSLTNGIMDLAIAEKDHAANIFMQWFITEQVEEESNVNDVLSKLKLTGGEGNGMFILDKELSTRVFNAPAAE; encoded by the coding sequence ATGTCCAATAAAGTTCTTGAAAAAGCACTTAATGAACAGCTCAATGCTGAGCTTTACTCTGCTTACCTCTACCTTTCCATGTCCGCTTATTTCAGCGACATCGGGCTGAACGGTTTTGCAAACTGGATGAGGGTGCAGGCTAAAGAAGAACAGTTCCATGCCATGAAGTTCTACGACTACATTATCGAACGCGGCGGCCGTGTAGTACTCACAGCCATTGAAGCCCCTCAGGTTGAGTGGGACGGCCCGTTGAATGTAGTTGAAGAAGTACTTGTCCATGAAAAGAAAGTTACTTCTCTTACGAACGGCATCATGGATCTGGCAATTGCCGAAAAAGACCACGCTGCCAACATCTTCATGCAGTGGTTTATCACTGAGCAGGTTGAAGAGGAAAGCAATGTCAACGACGTTCTGAGTAAACTGAAGCTCACCGGCGGAGAAGGCAACGGCATGTTCATTCTGGACAAGGAACTGAGCACCCGCGTTTTCAACGCACCCGCTGCTGAATAA
- a CDS encoding ATP-binding protein, giving the protein MKKKGSLHKRVVAGLVLLSIFTATLIFVGNAHLSKKVMNDISRRNLGLAHSIGMQAGYILRQPAESLKELSTYIATEPDAQKSRNRISALLSFSKLLEMIQVMDSSGRVTEVFPANKEQVGMDLSNQPFFIKAKSEKGLHWTDAFHSGRAESPLVTLSTAYPGGVLAGHLNLRIVSEITRVSFPDSKQFVCIVDRCGTVIAHSGSQETGTGANLLDMKSVKKGLSGETGTFSDSYKSIKGLASVAPVPGTGWTAMVFQPESEALASIHTLRAYGLISVMMVTLAGIAAIAFFRDILFRPIETLTERTEAVSLGEYDVRLVPEYKEFEALAASFNNMAETIGEREQEIFYEAQVNKAQAEIVRTITETNSIETLSRVVHEWAVNLTISSHGIVKILNLGQTENSTGAEGAANCGSGYTCYFHDDKSFDFPDSSINHGKLWESVFKSSKSFLSNDIGKLSKKNNLPENHFSLRRVMSAPAIYHGEQVGQIVVVNSELDYTDKDLKTLQVLADLLAVAVNRIRADQALINNESNMRKLRNYLSNIINSMPSMLIGVDIKGNITQWNKKAEQVAGLTHDEALGRPLRKVVPHLADEMKRVQLAIKTKQEQVDPKRSRYENGRTKYEDLTIYPLISNKVEGAVIRIDDVTDRVSLEQMMVQSEKMMSVGGLAAGMAHEINNPLAAILGQNRNLQRRLLEKLPKNISAAKECGIDLDALYGYLGKRDIPRMLESIDESGNRAATIVSNMLSFSRKSEKRLGYHDISKLMDKTLELASNDYDLKKEYDFRKIEIIRKYDPDLPEVLCEGNEVQQVFLNLLKNGAEAMTEKNYDSGHPCFTVSTYTQKGYAVVEIEDNGPGVDEASRIRIFEPFFTTKEVGKGTGLGLSVSYFIITDQHSGSMKVESAPGEWTRFIIKLPANGLK; this is encoded by the coding sequence ATGAAAAAAAAAGGCAGCCTCCATAAAAGAGTAGTAGCAGGACTTGTACTGCTTTCCATTTTTACGGCAACACTTATTTTCGTAGGCAACGCACACCTGAGCAAAAAAGTCATGAATGATATTTCCAGACGCAATTTAGGACTTGCTCATTCTATCGGGATGCAAGCCGGATATATTTTACGGCAACCGGCCGAAAGCCTGAAAGAATTAAGCACCTATATTGCGACAGAACCGGATGCTCAAAAGAGCAGAAACCGCATCAGCGCACTCCTTTCTTTTTCCAAACTGCTCGAAATGATACAGGTCATGGACAGCTCCGGACGGGTTACAGAAGTCTTCCCTGCCAATAAAGAGCAAGTCGGTATGGACCTTTCAAATCAGCCTTTTTTTATCAAAGCAAAATCAGAAAAAGGACTGCACTGGACAGACGCATTTCATTCAGGCAGGGCAGAATCACCGCTAGTGACTCTTTCAACAGCTTATCCCGGCGGAGTTCTGGCCGGACATCTAAATCTTAGAATAGTCAGTGAAATCACCAGAGTTTCATTTCCTGATTCAAAACAATTCGTATGTATCGTTGACCGGTGCGGAACGGTCATTGCTCACTCCGGATCACAGGAGACAGGTACAGGAGCCAACCTCCTTGACATGAAATCTGTCAAGAAAGGACTATCGGGAGAAACAGGCACTTTCTCCGACAGCTACAAGTCGATAAAAGGACTTGCCAGCGTAGCTCCGGTCCCCGGCACAGGCTGGACAGCAATGGTCTTTCAACCGGAAAGTGAAGCTCTCGCCTCAATCCATACTCTCCGTGCATACGGCCTTATTTCTGTGATGATGGTTACTCTGGCCGGCATTGCGGCCATCGCCTTTTTCCGTGATATACTTTTCAGACCCATTGAAACCCTGACAGAACGCACTGAGGCAGTCTCTTTGGGAGAGTATGATGTTCGCCTTGTCCCAGAGTACAAGGAGTTTGAAGCTCTGGCAGCCAGCTTTAATAATATGGCTGAAACAATAGGTGAACGTGAACAGGAGATTTTCTACGAAGCGCAGGTCAATAAAGCTCAGGCTGAAATTGTCCGCACAATTACCGAAACCAATTCAATCGAAACATTATCACGGGTGGTTCACGAATGGGCCGTCAATCTGACAATCAGTTCCCATGGAATTGTTAAAATTCTCAATCTCGGACAAACAGAGAACAGTACAGGAGCTGAAGGAGCTGCAAATTGCGGATCAGGGTATACCTGCTATTTCCATGATGATAAAAGCTTCGACTTTCCGGACAGTTCAATCAATCACGGCAAACTCTGGGAATCAGTTTTTAAAAGCTCCAAAAGCTTTTTATCGAACGACATAGGCAAGCTCTCAAAGAAAAACAATCTGCCCGAAAATCATTTTTCACTGCGCCGTGTAATGTCCGCTCCGGCAATATATCATGGGGAGCAGGTCGGACAGATAGTCGTAGTTAACAGTGAACTGGACTATACAGACAAGGACCTTAAGACATTACAAGTTCTCGCTGACCTGCTGGCAGTTGCAGTCAACCGTATCAGGGCGGATCAGGCTTTAATCAATAATGAAAGCAACATGCGCAAGCTGCGCAACTATCTTTCCAATATAATCAACTCCATGCCTTCCATGCTTATCGGCGTAGATATAAAAGGCAATATTACCCAGTGGAACAAGAAAGCGGAACAGGTTGCCGGACTGACTCATGATGAGGCACTAGGCCGGCCCCTGCGCAAAGTCGTACCTCACCTAGCTGATGAGATGAAGCGGGTACAGCTGGCCATCAAAACCAAACAGGAGCAGGTTGACCCTAAAAGAAGCAGGTATGAAAACGGGCGAACCAAATACGAAGATCTCACAATTTATCCCCTGATCTCCAACAAGGTTGAAGGGGCTGTTATCCGCATCGATGATGTTACAGATAGAGTCAGCCTTGAACAGATGATGGTGCAGTCGGAAAAAATGATGTCCGTCGGGGGACTTGCAGCAGGCATGGCTCATGAAATTAACAACCCTCTTGCCGCAATACTGGGCCAGAACCGCAATTTACAACGCAGATTGCTTGAAAAGCTGCCAAAAAATATTTCCGCAGCCAAAGAGTGCGGAATAGATCTAGATGCGCTATATGGATATCTGGGGAAAAGAGATATCCCCCGGATGCTGGAGAGCATTGATGAATCTGGAAACCGGGCTGCAACCATTGTCAGCAATATGCTCAGCTTCAGCCGCAAAAGCGAAAAACGCTTAGGCTACCACGACATTTCCAAACTCATGGACAAGACTCTGGAACTGGCCTCCAACGACTACGACCTCAAAAAGGAATACGACTTCCGCAAGATCGAAATTATCCGTAAATACGACCCCGATCTTCCTGAAGTTCTCTGTGAAGGCAATGAGGTACAGCAGGTTTTCCTTAACCTGCTGAAAAACGGCGCTGAAGCTATGACAGAAAAAAATTATGACAGCGGACACCCCTGCTTCACAGTAAGCACGTATACCCAGAAAGGATATGCTGTTGTAGAAATTGAAGACAACGGCCCGGGTGTTGATGAAGCTTCCCGCATACGCATTTTCGAACCCTTTTTCACCACCAAAGAAGTAGGCAAGGGAACCGGACTTGGACTTTCTGTTTCATATTTCATTATCACCGACCAGCACAGTGGATCTATGAAAGTTGAATCCGCCCCCGGAGAATGGACTCGATTCATCATCAAACTTCCAGCCAATGGATTGAAGTAA
- a CDS encoding ribbon-helix-helix domain-containing protein, with product MCEIYSSTPPAEYEQITRSVRINGVVSSIRLERRFWNILDELAAAEKTSTGKFISTLHNEAYILHGEISNFASLLRVVCTTYLVNR from the coding sequence ATGTGCGAAATATATTCATCAACCCCGCCCGCAGAGTATGAGCAAATTACCCGATCAGTGCGCATCAACGGCGTAGTGAGCAGCATAAGACTCGAACGCAGGTTCTGGAATATTCTAGACGAGCTTGCTGCTGCGGAAAAAACTTCAACAGGTAAGTTTATCTCTACACTGCACAACGAAGCGTATATCCTGCACGGTGAAATATCCAATTTCGCATCTCTGCTGCGGGTAGTCTGCACAACTTATCTGGTGAACAGATAA
- the cydB gene encoding cytochrome d ubiquinol oxidase subunit II has product MLESIWFLLWGLLWAIYFMLDGYDLGLGSVMPFLAKNEKDRKIIYNSMGPFWDGNEVWLITAGGVTFAAFPKAYAVMFSGLYTALMLLLIALIIRGVSIEFRSLVESDWARKFWDGAMVVGSFLPGLLLGVAFANIFMGIPIDAEGVFQGGLLTLLNPYGLAGGVLFVLLFAQHGCLWLAVRTTGDINERAGNLATVIWPILVAVYVAFLVLTSIYTKLLSNFLMYPALLLFLLIPIFSIVKVRTLISDRKWWKAWACSATLIVSTTLFGVIGLYPALLPSSINPAYSVTIYNGSSSQMTLKIMLTVALIMVPIIIAYQFWMHKVFATKITDEDLGY; this is encoded by the coding sequence ATGCTAGAATCCATATGGTTCTTGTTGTGGGGCTTGCTTTGGGCCATTTATTTCATGCTCGACGGGTATGATCTAGGTCTAGGTTCAGTGATGCCCTTTCTTGCCAAAAATGAGAAAGACAGAAAAATTATCTATAACTCCATGGGGCCGTTCTGGGACGGCAACGAAGTATGGCTCATCACCGCAGGTGGTGTAACCTTTGCCGCATTCCCCAAAGCGTATGCTGTTATGTTCAGCGGTCTTTACACTGCACTTATGCTGCTGCTTATCGCGCTTATTATTCGCGGTGTATCCATTGAATTCAGAAGCCTTGTTGAAAGCGACTGGGCGCGTAAATTCTGGGACGGAGCAATGGTTGTCGGCAGTTTCCTGCCCGGACTGCTGCTCGGCGTAGCATTTGCAAACATCTTCATGGGCATCCCCATTGATGCTGAAGGCGTATTTCAGGGTGGACTGCTGACTCTGCTCAACCCTTACGGTCTGGCAGGCGGTGTCCTTTTTGTACTTCTTTTCGCCCAGCATGGCTGCCTCTGGCTTGCAGTGCGCACAACCGGCGACATTAATGAACGCGCAGGAAACCTTGCTACTGTGATCTGGCCGATACTGGTGGCTGTTTATGTTGCCTTTCTGGTCCTCACCAGTATATACACAAAGCTGCTCAGCAACTTCCTGATGTATCCGGCTCTGTTGCTGTTCCTGCTGATTCCGATCTTTTCGATCGTCAAGGTCCGCACCCTTATATCTGACCGCAAGTGGTGGAAAGCATGGGCTTGCTCTGCAACCCTTATTGTTTCCACAACTCTCTTCGGTGTGATCGGACTGTATCCGGCTCTGCTGCCTTCAAGCATTAATCCGGCTTACTCCGTCACCATCTACAACGGATCTTCAAGTCAGATGACCCTCAAGATCATGTTGACTGTTGCTTTAATCATGGTCCCCATCATTATCGCTTATCAGTTCTGGATGCATAAGGTTTTTGCTACCAAGATCACCGATGAAGATCTGGGTTACTAA
- a CDS encoding FmdE family protein encodes MNTIFSNEQIKKVIEFHGHQCPGLAIGIRASELCLKELGHNSESPLVAICETDMCGVDAIQFLTGCSVGKGNLILKDHGKMAFTFFRRKDEKGFRALLNHSFMTEQRKEMSRLMGIVAEGTASETEKKECKEIREECENSYLDADLNELFLIEKPQVSVPRPAKILQSLTCEDCGEVHMESRSRRFAGQTLCIPCFKKVEQKI; translated from the coding sequence ATGAACACAATCTTCTCCAATGAACAGATTAAAAAAGTCATCGAATTTCACGGTCATCAATGCCCCGGCCTTGCCATCGGTATCAGAGCCTCTGAACTCTGCCTTAAAGAGTTAGGGCATAACAGTGAATCGCCTCTTGTTGCCATCTGCGAAACCGATATGTGCGGCGTTGATGCAATCCAGTTTCTGACCGGATGCTCAGTAGGCAAAGGAAACCTGATCCTTAAAGACCACGGTAAAATGGCTTTCACTTTTTTCCGGCGCAAAGATGAAAAGGGATTCCGGGCCTTGCTTAACCATAGCTTTATGACTGAGCAGCGCAAAGAAATGAGCAGACTTATGGGAATTGTTGCCGAAGGAACTGCTTCAGAAACTGAAAAAAAAGAATGCAAAGAAATTCGTGAAGAGTGCGAAAACAGCTACCTTGATGCTGATCTGAACGAACTTTTTCTCATAGAGAAACCGCAGGTATCAGTGCCCCGTCCTGCAAAAATATTGCAGTCTCTAACCTGTGAAGATTGCGGTGAAGTTCATATGGAATCTCGCTCCAGAAGATTTGCAGGGCAGACGCTGTGCATTCCGTGTTTTAAAAAGGTTGAACAGAAAATCTAG